A region from the Candidatus Zixiibacteriota bacterium genome encodes:
- a CDS encoding ABC transporter substrate-binding protein: protein MIGRTLRIAAGHYHLFHRVAPAVARAKGYFEENGLDVEISATGNDHRSLEALARGEIDIVVDLKTPVALQARDRGEDLFLIGGFLNTYPGIFVGAKGIRCVADLRGRRVGLREPNGVTLTMSSMILKKAGLEPDGDVIFVAHTGASSFRSIVPRLERGEIQARIAHKAYLDEFVRAGYPVLADLEEYLPDGYQLRAIAAKGAFLDANPDIAVGFLAGLIRGYRFMKNPANHAEMMAIVERSGLEFEADMDREMWEEEYPLIPGVPADGSINVAGLQIILDEEKLARRVSEAMTAERILRLEYVERAVACLRRGAQVESERR, encoded by the coding sequence ATGATCGGCAGGACGCTCAGGATCGCGGCGGGCCACTACCACTTGTTTCACCGCGTCGCCCCGGCGGTGGCGCGCGCCAAGGGTTACTTCGAAGAAAACGGGCTGGACGTCGAGATCTCGGCGACCGGCAACGATCACAGGAGCCTGGAGGCGCTCGCCCGCGGCGAGATCGATATCGTGGTCGATCTCAAGACCCCGGTGGCGCTCCAGGCGAGGGACCGCGGGGAGGACCTTTTTCTCATCGGGGGTTTTCTCAATACCTATCCCGGGATTTTCGTCGGAGCGAAAGGGATTCGCTGCGTCGCCGATCTCAGGGGTCGCAGAGTCGGTCTGAGGGAGCCCAACGGCGTGACGCTGACGATGAGCTCGATGATTCTGAAAAAGGCGGGTCTGGAGCCCGACGGCGACGTGATCTTCGTCGCCCACACCGGGGCTTCGTCGTTCAGATCCATCGTTCCCAGGCTCGAGCGAGGCGAGATCCAGGCGCGGATCGCCCACAAGGCCTATCTCGACGAGTTCGTGCGCGCCGGCTATCCGGTCCTGGCGGACCTCGAAGAGTATCTGCCCGACGGCTATCAGCTGCGAGCGATCGCGGCGAAGGGTGCGTTCCTGGACGCCAATCCGGACATCGCGGTCGGTTTTCTGGCAGGGCTGATCCGGGGCTACCGGTTCATGAAGAATCCCGCCAACCACGCCGAAATGATGGCGATCGTGGAGCGTTCCGGCCTCGAGTTCGAAGCCGACATGGATCGGGAAATGTGGGAAGAGGAGTATCCGTTGATTCCCGGCGTGCCCGCGGACGGATCGATCAACGTCGCCGGGCTGCAGATCATCCTGGACGAAGAAAAGCTCGCAAGAAGGGTCTCGGAGGCGATGACCGCCGAGCGAATCCTGCGGCTCGAATACGTCGAGCGGGCCGTCGCTTGCCTACGACGCGGCGCGCAGGTAGAGTCGGAGCGGCGATGA
- a CDS encoding ABC transporter substrate-binding protein, translating to MSGKKWLLSAGHHHLFHIVAPIVARARGYFEQEGAGECEFFCSGSDARTIEGMIRGEYEIGLDPEPYLVCAAQSQGADLKIVGGWLNSPAYAFIAARARGIRSLNDLAGKKISVREPDGIDTRFVRALFRREGLDADSMVQWVVKGSRSRGFQQPVLDSGEADAAMIILQDAWGMVEDGYPMLADLSKVYPQGYAVRITAARGDVVRNEPGRLTGLLRALIRAYRFMNQNYRETMRIVAASGHGLDRDMDPSLWDTKYHMFERIPQDGSVNETGLRLVIEEEKTTGKLPPDFSMEAVLMDRFVKEAAASVRERFGEGCE from the coding sequence ATGAGCGGAAAAAAATGGCTGCTTTCCGCCGGACATCATCATCTCTTTCACATCGTCGCGCCGATCGTGGCGCGGGCGCGGGGGTACTTCGAGCAGGAGGGCGCGGGGGAGTGCGAGTTCTTCTGTAGCGGCAGCGACGCCAGGACCATCGAGGGAATGATCCGGGGGGAGTACGAGATCGGGCTCGATCCCGAGCCCTACCTCGTGTGCGCCGCCCAAAGCCAGGGAGCCGATCTCAAGATCGTCGGGGGCTGGCTCAACAGCCCGGCCTACGCTTTCATCGCCGCCCGCGCCAGGGGCATCCGTTCTCTGAACGATCTCGCGGGCAAGAAAATCTCCGTCCGGGAGCCCGACGGGATCGATACCCGGTTCGTCCGGGCGCTCTTCCGCCGCGAAGGGCTCGACGCCGACTCCATGGTCCAGTGGGTCGTCAAGGGCTCTCGCTCGCGGGGCTTTCAACAGCCGGTGCTGGATTCCGGCGAGGCGGACGCGGCGATGATCATCCTGCAGGATGCGTGGGGCATGGTCGAAGACGGTTACCCGATGCTCGCGGACCTGTCGAAGGTCTACCCTCAGGGCTACGCGGTGAGGATCACCGCCGCCCGGGGAGACGTCGTTCGCAACGAGCCCGGCCGCCTCACGGGGTTGCTGCGCGCCTTGATCCGCGCCTACCGCTTCATGAACCAGAATTACCGCGAGACCATGCGGATCGTCGCCGCTTCGGGCCACGGGCTCGACAGGGACATGGATCCCTCCCTGTGGGACACCAAATACCACATGTTCGAGCGCATCCCGCAGGACGGGAGCGTCAACGAAACCGGGCTGCGGCTCGTGATCGAGGAAGAAAAAACCACCGGCAAGCTGCCCCCGGATTTCAGCATGGAGGCCGTTCTCATGGACCGTTTCGTCAAAGAGGCGGCGGCATCGGTCCGGGAGCGCTTCGGGGAAGGCTGCGAATAA
- a CDS encoding molybdopterin-dependent oxidoreductase, protein MESAGAGEDIWIPSVCRVCSNCCGIRVRRKDGVVVKIEGLRDSPHNAGRICAKGLAAIMSIYDPDRPRRPLIRTNPRKGIGIDPEWRELSWDEAMETVAAKLARVMAEDPRKLVILRGVGEPDWVGSCVGAFARTFGTPNFAGGPVFATHVDACYLINGTMHVEIDVPRCRYLLLFGAQRGGAVNHDAMRAAREIAEARRRGMRLVVIDPICSPVASQADEWVPIRPGTDGALALAMMHVLLNEMGVFDRDFLRNQTNAPYLIGADGHYIREEGSARPLVWDELAGHACAFDAVRAPALEGEFTVAGKACKPALAALREHLQKNYAPEVVAEITTVSPETIRRLARTFGESAMIGGTVTIEGQTLPYRPVCAFCDSRGLSSHQFGMWACMNVHMLNVLVGALDVPGGCLSTNLLGPGEKPRVEESDEGLVVGPGEVRSYPAGRPRAPETINLRELFPTGRAMGTVMMGLSLVQRPDLLPYKPEILILNNFNVMMSGAGPKTLAEAIGRFRWVVFLGDKLTETAELADVVLPLRQHAERLDFSVNSMRGWVNGDHWYYTLRQPVLAEKTEARHPVEVYMELARRLNRLEPFIERFNSGLGLKEPYRLEATPVPSVEEILERHIRSTLGPEYGLETLREKGFVAFPRTLAERFPRALKRLPRVPIYFEFLLETGAQLEQAAAEFGLKIDCRSFRALPSWHPCAAQEHAPSGYDLIAVNYKLPFHSYNMTQDNPWLAELAEHHPYAYNLLISAEAARARGIADGDLVELETPAGARARAIARVSQCIHPEVVGIASCFGQWAKARRAARGRGIHFNSLVPYGLSQIDPMAGLMDACVKVKVIRLSADKPSGAGRSERILRETSFPQAGAPGRSPGFA, encoded by the coding sequence GTGGAATCGGCTGGCGCGGGCGAGGACATCTGGATCCCGAGCGTTTGCCGCGTCTGCTCGAATTGCTGCGGCATTCGGGTTCGCCGCAAGGACGGCGTGGTGGTGAAAATCGAGGGGCTTCGGGACAGCCCCCACAACGCCGGGCGAATCTGCGCGAAAGGCCTCGCCGCCATCATGAGCATCTATGATCCCGACCGTCCTCGGCGGCCGCTGATCAGGACCAATCCGCGAAAAGGCATCGGGATCGATCCAGAGTGGCGCGAGCTGAGCTGGGATGAGGCGATGGAGACGGTGGCCGCGAAACTGGCCCGGGTGATGGCCGAGGACCCGCGCAAGCTGGTGATCCTGCGCGGCGTCGGCGAACCGGACTGGGTGGGAAGCTGCGTCGGCGCTTTCGCCAGGACTTTCGGGACGCCCAACTTCGCCGGCGGGCCGGTTTTCGCCACGCACGTGGACGCCTGCTATCTGATCAACGGCACCATGCACGTCGAGATCGACGTGCCCCGTTGCCGTTACCTCCTCCTCTTCGGCGCGCAGCGCGGCGGCGCGGTCAACCACGATGCGATGCGCGCCGCGCGCGAGATCGCCGAAGCGCGCCGCCGTGGGATGCGGCTGGTCGTGATCGATCCGATCTGCAGCCCGGTGGCTTCTCAGGCCGACGAGTGGGTACCGATCCGCCCGGGCACGGACGGAGCGCTTGCCCTCGCCATGATGCATGTCCTGCTCAACGAGATGGGCGTCTTCGACCGGGACTTCCTGCGGAACCAGACCAACGCGCCTTACCTGATCGGCGCTGACGGGCATTACATCCGCGAGGAGGGATCGGCCAGGCCGCTGGTCTGGGACGAGCTCGCCGGGCACGCCTGCGCCTTCGACGCCGTCCGGGCGCCGGCGCTCGAGGGCGAATTTACGGTGGCGGGCAAAGCCTGCAAGCCCGCGCTCGCCGCGCTCCGGGAGCACTTGCAGAAAAACTACGCGCCCGAAGTGGTTGCGGAGATCACCACGGTTTCGCCGGAAACGATCCGCCGCCTCGCCCGGACCTTCGGCGAATCGGCGATGATCGGGGGCACGGTTACGATCGAAGGGCAGACGCTTCCCTATCGGCCGGTGTGTGCTTTTTGCGACAGCCGCGGTCTTTCCTCGCATCAGTTCGGCATGTGGGCCTGCATGAACGTTCACATGCTCAACGTTCTCGTCGGTGCCCTGGACGTTCCGGGAGGTTGTCTCAGCACGAATCTTCTGGGGCCCGGCGAAAAGCCGCGCGTCGAGGAAAGCGATGAAGGACTGGTCGTCGGCCCGGGCGAGGTCCGCTCCTACCCCGCCGGCCGGCCGCGCGCCCCCGAGACGATCAACCTGCGCGAGCTCTTTCCCACCGGGCGGGCGATGGGAACCGTGATGATGGGTCTCAGCCTGGTTCAGCGCCCCGATCTGCTGCCCTACAAGCCGGAGATTCTCATCCTGAACAACTTCAACGTGATGATGTCGGGGGCCGGGCCGAAGACCCTGGCCGAGGCGATCGGACGGTTCCGCTGGGTTGTTTTTCTCGGCGACAAGCTGACCGAGACCGCAGAGCTGGCCGACGTCGTCCTGCCGCTTCGGCAGCACGCGGAGCGGCTCGATTTTTCCGTGAACTCGATGCGCGGCTGGGTCAACGGCGATCACTGGTATTACACCCTGCGCCAGCCCGTGCTCGCGGAGAAAACGGAAGCCAGGCATCCAGTGGAAGTCTACATGGAGCTGGCGAGGCGGCTGAACAGGCTCGAGCCTTTCATCGAGCGCTTCAATTCCGGCCTGGGGCTGAAAGAGCCGTACCGGCTGGAGGCGACGCCGGTCCCTTCCGTCGAGGAGATCCTCGAGCGTCACATCCGCTCGACGCTGGGCCCGGAGTACGGGCTGGAGACGCTGCGCGAAAAAGGTTTCGTCGCTTTTCCCCGGACGCTCGCCGAGCGGTTTCCGCGCGCGCTCAAGAGGCTCCCGCGCGTCCCGATTTATTTCGAGTTTCTGCTCGAGACCGGTGCTCAGCTCGAGCAGGCGGCGGCGGAGTTCGGCCTGAAAATCGACTGCAGGTCTTTCCGCGCATTGCCTTCGTGGCATCCCTGCGCGGCGCAAGAGCATGCTCCATCCGGATACGATCTCATCGCCGTCAACTACAAGCTCCCGTTCCACAGCTACAACATGACCCAGGACAATCCATGGCTGGCGGAGCTGGCCGAGCACCACCCGTACGCCTACAACCTGTTGATCAGCGCGGAGGCGGCGCGCGCGCGGGGCATCGCCGACGGCGATCTCGTGGAGCTGGAAACGCCGGCGGGCGCGCGTGCCCGGGCCATCGCCAGAGTCTCCCAGTGCATTCATCCCGAGGTCGTCGGCATCGCCTCCTGCTTCGGGCAGTGGGCGAAGGCGCGCCGCGCCGCCCGCGGCCGGGGCATCCACTTCAACTCGCTCGTCCCGTACGGGCTCAGCCAGATCGATCCGATGGCCGGATTGATGGACGCTTGCGTGAAGGTGAAGGTGATCAGGTTGTCCGCGGACAAGCCGTCGGGCGCCGGCCGCTCAGAGCGGATCCTTCGGGAAACTTCCTTCCCGCAAGCCGGCGCTCCGGGAAGGTCTCCGGGGTTCGCGTAA
- a CDS encoding UbiD family decarboxylase — protein sequence MPYADLRDFLNKLDRCGKLHRIGKPVDKDWEIAAVTKAVFEAIPEPRRPALLFERVAGFDIPVVVGALGASRAIYCLALECEIGKVYEKWAEAERCPVPPKRLSAGPVHENVLRDDEVDLRRLPIPTWTVGEDPGPYITSGCVITRDPESGIRNVGTYRVQLKGPRKLGLFINYLQGGREHVEKNNRLGRATPVAIVVGADPVIGLVSVTRLPKDLDELAVAGALRGAPVEVVRCVTSDLEVPATAEFVIEGAIAANQLEDEGPFGEYTGYMGPRSMSYVVDVECLAHRTGPVFQALTSQMPPSESSCIRSIGRESALKKHLAADLGLPVVDVHLFEAGGSAAYLVISMKKSHPAHPRIAMCGAWAFAPQFGKITVVVDDDIDVRDPDSVNWALAFRVQPDRDTFVMSGTAAVQLDPSQAPEDVLQQDPSRRLSSKLGIDATRKHPFPAVAAPPREHLDRVLREWKNYGF from the coding sequence ATGCCGTACGCCGATCTCCGCGATTTCCTGAACAAGCTCGACCGCTGCGGGAAGCTTCACCGGATCGGCAAGCCGGTCGACAAGGATTGGGAGATCGCCGCCGTGACGAAAGCGGTTTTTGAGGCGATCCCCGAGCCTCGCCGTCCGGCGCTTCTCTTCGAGCGAGTGGCCGGCTTCGACATCCCCGTGGTCGTCGGCGCGCTCGGAGCTTCGCGGGCGATCTACTGCCTGGCGCTCGAATGCGAGATCGGGAAAGTCTACGAGAAGTGGGCCGAAGCCGAGCGCTGCCCCGTGCCTCCGAAGCGGCTCTCGGCCGGCCCGGTTCACGAAAACGTCCTGCGCGACGACGAGGTCGATCTCCGGCGCCTTCCCATACCCACCTGGACCGTCGGAGAAGACCCCGGACCCTACATCACGTCGGGCTGTGTCATCACGCGTGACCCCGAATCGGGAATCAGAAACGTCGGAACGTACCGGGTCCAGCTCAAGGGGCCTCGCAAGCTGGGCCTCTTCATCAACTATCTCCAAGGCGGTAGAGAGCACGTCGAAAAGAACAACCGGCTCGGCCGCGCCACTCCCGTCGCCATCGTCGTCGGAGCGGACCCGGTCATCGGTCTGGTTTCGGTAACGCGGCTCCCGAAGGATCTGGACGAGCTCGCGGTTGCCGGAGCCTTGAGAGGAGCACCGGTCGAGGTGGTCCGCTGCGTGACGTCCGACCTCGAGGTTCCGGCGACTGCCGAGTTCGTGATCGAGGGAGCGATCGCGGCGAACCAGCTCGAAGACGAAGGTCCTTTCGGGGAATACACCGGCTACATGGGGCCGAGATCGATGTCCTACGTGGTGGACGTCGAGTGTCTCGCCCACAGAACCGGCCCCGTTTTCCAGGCCCTCACGAGCCAGATGCCGCCCAGCGAGTCGAGCTGCATCCGCTCCATCGGCAGGGAGTCGGCCCTGAAAAAGCATCTGGCTGCGGATCTCGGCCTGCCGGTGGTCGACGTTCATCTGTTCGAGGCGGGCGGATCGGCGGCCTATCTCGTCATATCGATGAAAAAGAGCCATCCCGCCCACCCGCGCATCGCCATGTGCGGCGCGTGGGCGTTCGCTCCTCAGTTCGGCAAGATCACGGTCGTGGTCGACGACGACATCGACGTTCGCGACCCGGACAGCGTCAATTGGGCGCTCGCGTTTCGCGTCCAACCGGACAGGGACACTTTCGTCATGTCCGGCACCGCTGCGGTCCAGCTCGACCCGTCCCAAGCGCCCGAGGACGTGCTGCAACAGGATCCGTCGCGGCGGCTTTCCTCCAAGCTCGGCATCGACGCCACGCGCAAGCATCCGTTCCCGGCGGTTGCCGCGCCTCCGAGGGAGCACCTCGATCGCGTGCTGCGGGAGTGGAAAAACTATGGTTTCTGA
- a CDS encoding beta-propeller fold lactonase family protein, which translates to MPSVVDPQNIYSEIRADRLSPVAAGALVRVYVPNRQSGEVAVIDPASFKVVDRFRAGLHPQHVIPSWDLKTLWVNNNAEGRKDGSVTPIDPKTGKPGKSIPVDDPYNMYFTPDGQFAIVVAEALKRLDFRDPRTMAFQFSIRVPNCRGINHADFSVDGRYAIFTCEFAGTLARIDLVGRKVTGYLKLSRGGMPQDIRLSPDGRLFYVADMKADGLFVVDGDRLVEVGFVETGVGAHGLAVSRDGTKLFVANRGSHHVFGPHGGKGSVSVVDFAARRVVNTWPIPGGGSPDMGNVSIDGKTLWLSSRFDDAVYAVDTATGAVRTIPVKKEPHGLCVWPQPGRYSLGHTGNMR; encoded by the coding sequence ATGCCTTCCGTAGTCGACCCGCAGAATATCTACAGCGAGATCCGGGCAGATCGTCTGAGCCCGGTTGCGGCCGGAGCGCTGGTGCGCGTCTATGTGCCCAACCGCCAGTCCGGCGAGGTGGCGGTGATCGATCCGGCGAGCTTCAAAGTGGTGGATCGCTTCCGCGCCGGCCTCCATCCGCAGCACGTCATTCCGTCGTGGGATCTGAAGACCCTCTGGGTGAACAACAATGCCGAAGGACGCAAGGATGGGAGCGTGACCCCGATCGACCCGAAAACGGGCAAGCCCGGCAAATCGATTCCCGTCGACGACCCTTACAACATGTATTTCACGCCGGACGGTCAGTTCGCGATCGTTGTCGCAGAGGCGCTTAAAAGGCTCGACTTCCGCGACCCGCGGACGATGGCGTTCCAGTTCAGTATCCGCGTGCCCAACTGCCGGGGCATCAATCATGCGGATTTTTCCGTCGACGGCCGCTATGCGATTTTCACCTGCGAGTTCGCCGGGACGCTCGCCAGGATCGACCTCGTCGGTCGAAAGGTCACCGGTTATCTGAAGCTTTCCAGGGGAGGGATGCCTCAGGACATCCGCCTGTCTCCTGACGGCCGGCTTTTTTACGTCGCCGACATGAAGGCCGACGGCTTGTTCGTGGTCGACGGGGATCGGCTTGTCGAAGTGGGATTCGTGGAAACGGGCGTGGGCGCGCATGGTTTGGCGGTGAGCCGCGACGGGACGAAGCTGTTCGTGGCCAACCGCGGCTCGCACCACGTCTTCGGGCCGCATGGGGGCAAGGGGAGCGTGTCGGTCGTCGATTTCGCCGCGAGAAGAGTCGTCAACACGTGGCCCATTCCCGGCGGCGGCAGCCCCGACATGGGGAACGTGAGCATCGACGGGAAAACGTTGTGGCTGTCGAGCCGCTTTGACGACGCCGTTTACGCCGTCGATACCGCCACGGGGGCGGTTCGAACGATCCCGGTGAAAAAGGAACCGCACGGCCTTTGCGTCTGGCCGCAGCCCGGCCGCTACTCCCTCGGCCATACCGGCAATATGCGGTAA
- a CDS encoding ABC transporter substrate-binding protein: MKSGRFEKYRAALAEAASIFRPRKLLAAAVAVSACLSAGAAARPARGAEAEKLNVCYSSIAATSISTWVPQEAGIYRKYGLDVSVVYVAGAQAIATLISGDAHVVQGSGAAAVLSRLSGSDVTMIATTINVIPMSLVTVPEIATPRDLKGKTFGVSRFGSLTDLGLRKALSEFGLDANRDVKMIQTGGVPENLLFMQQGLVHGALISSPTLEKAKELGYREFLNLGEIKYRYPGTTLVTTSSFVRSRPRTLNRFLKATLEGVKYAKANPEFTIRVLGKYTRNSDARLLASAFKSYVLGYIRNVPTITPAEIDAVLEDVASRNPKARGADPKQFYDPAPLEQLSKEGFIAELYPR; encoded by the coding sequence ATGAAGAGCGGGCGTTTCGAGAAATATCGCGCAGCGCTGGCTGAGGCGGCATCCATCTTCCGCCCGCGAAAGTTGCTGGCCGCCGCCGTCGCCGTTTCCGCGTGTCTGTCCGCAGGGGCGGCGGCCCGGCCGGCGCGCGGCGCGGAGGCGGAAAAACTCAACGTCTGCTACTCGTCGATCGCGGCGACGTCGATTTCCACGTGGGTGCCGCAGGAGGCCGGGATCTACCGGAAGTACGGTCTCGATGTCAGCGTCGTCTACGTGGCCGGCGCTCAGGCTATCGCGACGCTGATTTCGGGAGACGCGCACGTCGTCCAGGGCTCCGGGGCGGCGGCGGTGCTGTCGCGATTGTCCGGGTCGGACGTGACGATGATCGCCACCACGATCAACGTCATACCGATGAGCCTCGTCACCGTGCCGGAGATCGCCACGCCCCGGGATCTCAAGGGCAAGACGTTCGGCGTGAGCCGGTTCGGCTCCTTGACCGATCTGGGTCTCCGAAAGGCGTTGAGCGAGTTCGGCCTGGATGCGAACAGAGACGTCAAAATGATCCAGACCGGCGGCGTCCCGGAAAACCTCCTGTTCATGCAACAGGGACTCGTTCACGGGGCGTTGATTTCGTCCCCGACCCTGGAGAAGGCAAAGGAGCTGGGCTACAGGGAATTCCTGAACCTCGGAGAGATCAAGTACCGCTACCCCGGAACCACGCTGGTGACCACCAGCTCGTTCGTGCGCAGCCGGCCGCGGACCTTGAACCGGTTCCTCAAGGCGACGCTCGAAGGCGTGAAATACGCCAAGGCCAATCCGGAGTTCACGATCAGAGTTTTGGGCAAGTACACCCGCAATTCGGACGCGCGGCTGCTGGCCAGCGCCTTCAAGAGCTATGTGCTCGGTTACATTCGCAACGTCCCGACGATAACTCCCGCCGAGATCGACGCCGTCCTGGAGGACGTCGCCTCGCGCAATCCAAAGGCGAGAGGGGCCGATCCGAAACAGTTTTACGATCCGGCGCCGCTCGAACAACTGTCGAAGGAAGGTTTTATCGCCGAGCTCTATCCCCGGTGA
- a CDS encoding LLM class F420-dependent oxidoreductase: MQFGIALPHFGSEASREAIVEAAQAAELLGFDSVWVLDRLLWPLEPISRYPGNPRGALPVPMQNTYDPMSVLAFVASCTRRVRLGTSVLVTAYRSPVLLAKMAATVDQLSGGRLILGLGAGWSADEFNAVGEPLAERRRRADEYIRVLDTLWTQDEPSFEGEFYRVPKSIFLPKPAQKPRPPIWIGGNSAGALRRAARFGDGWHPTNRIGVAGLEQALRSLREWAGKRGQDVKVPALSLRWNALPDLADPADREDLVSRLRQYSEAGVEHVCFDLNIPASRPMRAMIEAMTRLAWEVAPGVRR; this comes from the coding sequence ATGCAGTTCGGCATCGCTCTTCCCCATTTCGGCTCCGAGGCGAGCCGCGAGGCTATCGTCGAGGCGGCGCAGGCCGCCGAGCTCCTCGGGTTCGATTCGGTCTGGGTTCTGGATCGGCTCCTCTGGCCCCTCGAACCGATCTCCCGGTATCCCGGCAATCCGCGGGGAGCCCTGCCCGTACCGATGCAGAACACCTACGATCCCATGTCGGTGCTGGCCTTCGTCGCCAGCTGTACGCGCCGCGTCCGTCTCGGCACCAGCGTGCTGGTAACGGCCTACCGGAGTCCGGTCTTGCTCGCCAAGATGGCGGCGACGGTGGACCAGCTCTCGGGCGGCCGGTTGATTCTTGGTCTGGGGGCGGGCTGGAGCGCGGATGAGTTCAACGCGGTGGGCGAACCGCTGGCGGAGCGCCGCAGGCGGGCCGACGAATACATCCGCGTTCTCGACACTCTATGGACGCAGGACGAGCCGTCGTTCGAGGGCGAGTTCTATCGAGTTCCGAAGTCGATCTTTCTACCGAAACCCGCGCAAAAGCCGCGGCCGCCGATCTGGATCGGCGGCAACAGCGCCGGCGCGCTCCGGCGCGCGGCTCGATTCGGCGACGGGTGGCATCCGACGAACCGGATCGGCGTCGCCGGTCTGGAGCAAGCGCTCCGATCGCTCCGGGAATGGGCCGGGAAGAGGGGACAGGATGTGAAAGTCCCGGCGCTCAGCCTTCGCTGGAACGCGCTTCCCGATCTCGCCGATCCCGCTGACCGCGAAGATCTGGTCTCGAGGTTGCGGCAATACAGCGAAGCCGGGGTGGAGCACGTCTGCTTCGATCTCAACATTCCGGCGTCGCGCCCGATGCGCGCAATGATCGAGGCGATGACCAGGCTGGCCTGGGAAGTGGCGCCCGGAGTCAGGCGCTGA